In the Balaenoptera musculus isolate JJ_BM4_2016_0621 chromosome 20, mBalMus1.pri.v3, whole genome shotgun sequence genome, CCCGCCCAAGTGTTGGTCAGGGCAGCGGgaaaggacagagggaggaggaaggcagagacaGTCTGCTCTGAGGCCCAGCAGTCTTTGTCAGTGATAGTGTGATCCTAACTCCCTTCCATGGGTCTGCGTGAGGCGGCAGAGAAGGTGGGCCCCTGACCACACGGGTTCCTTCCTCAGGTCCAGAGTATTGAGTTCACCCAGATTGAAATGAAGGTGATCGAGGGGCTGCAGTTTGGAAATGAGTGTCTGAATAAGATGCACCAGGTAAGTCTTGCAGgactggggacagagaggaggggcAGCCAGTGGAATAAGGAGAGGGGTAGTCCCTGAGGCCACACCTGCACGCAGGCCTTCGGGCATGAGGGAAAGCCAGTCACTACCAGGAGAAGGTGACGGGAGAGGGTGACAGTCTAGTAGTACAAACTCAGGGATATTGACCTGAGAATAGGGACCCAAACTATAAATTGTGTCCAGAGATGCTAAAGTGACTAGAGGGACAGTCTGGTTtgaatgggggaggggtgtggtgaACTAATCTGGAGGACTTCCCGGAGGAGGTGAACACAGCTTCATTTCAGGAAACAGCACAGAGGTGGATGGTGAAAGGAGAGGTGAGGCGCAGAGATGGCGTGCCCCGGCCCCCACCCCATCTCATTCCTGATGAGTGGATGGCAGTGGGGCTGGGCAGAGAGCTGAGGTTACACTGCCTTTCTGACTGTCCAATGTCGTGGTGACCAGTCAAGCAAAGGTGCTGCTTTGAACCCAAAAGAAATCAAGTCACCTGGccagagaaaaatttttatatttttgactaCCGCTAGGGTTGATTTGAGTGCCAGAAGGGCCAGGAGGAGTCCAAGGAGGTCAGTTGAGGCTTCTGAAAAGACTGTCTGACGGCTCCATGCCTCTGTGGACGGGCCCTGCCTGGGACAGAAATAACCAAAGATGTGTTATATCCTGCTTGGCGTGGCTTCATTTAAACAGGAACAGAGGGTCTAGGCCGTGTGCCCTGCCAACGCAGGTGGCCTTCGTGTAGGGGGTTCTGTTACGTGCTTCACTGACAAGATTCAAAAACTTGTAACCGATCAGGTGATGTCCATAGAAGAGGTGGAGCGGATACTGGACGAGACGCAGGAGGCCGTGGAGTACCAGCGGGTAAGTGTTGCCGCACCACGGGGCCCGCCATCTGGCAGCCGGCGAGGACAGTGGCCAACTCGCTGAATGTCCTGTGCCGCTCTCGAGGGCCAGGCCTTCCCACACCACGTGGGGGCTGCCTTCCTTCTTTTGAGTGAGAGGAGCCTTGAGCTGGGGCTGTCTCCTTCCTCCACGAGggcccacccttcccccaccccaacccagccATGCTCCTCACCTCTGCTCCTCCTTTTGCAGCAAATAGATGAGCTGTTGGCAGGAAGCTTCACTCAGGAGGACGAAGATGCCATCCTGGAGGAGCTGGACGCAATCACTCAGGTAACAGGACCCCCGGCACTGACACAGGCCCAGGTGTAGGGACCCCCCAGGAGGACTGCTCACTGGCCTCAGCGAGCAACTGTGTCAGGTTTCACTTGAGCACACGGCCCTGGTTCTGCAGCTGGTTTTCTTCCCTAAAACAACTGGCATTTGTGCTAAACTGAGGTCCCTTCTCCCCAGCCACCTGGCTGACCGCAGGGCAGGACTGGCCTGGAAAGAACATTTTGCAGGTTGTCCACCCAGGTGTTGCAGGCGTCAGAGTGAACCAGGTGCCAGGACAGAGCGGAATGCCGACCCTCCTAGCTCCCTCAGCCCTTTCCTCCCCAGTGGGCAGTGTGTGGGTTTTATATCAAATGGGGGCTTTTTCCCTCTTGTGGCCGGTCACTCGCTGTCACACACAGGGCCTCCATGTGTTGGCCCAGAGGCCTCTAACCAGCCAACCGTCACTTCAGGCCCTGAGTCTGTGTTTGCTCCCTGATGGAGGGCGTCTCCATCTCTGTGGGCCCCTGCCTAAGCAAGCCGAATTCACACCGTGCCCACCAGCCTGCCACCCCCCAGCCATAGGCCAGGCCAGGCAAGCAGGTCCTTAGCACTGCTGCTCGCGGCCTGGGGGCCCTATGTGCACCTGCCTGCTAATTTACTTCCTCCCAAGGCCTGAGAGATAGACCAGCACTCGCTGGAACAACAGGTGCACCCAGGTGCCACCACCTGAGGCAGAGGCGCCACTGGGGCCCCTGACCTGCATGGGTGCCTGTTTCAAAGCCCTTGTCTCAGACTCAGAATGGAACTTTGGGTTGGGAGCCCCTCAGGCTCTGGGTCGTTGGGAGCAGCCGCCTTTTGTGGTCACTGTGCCCCCGGTGATGTGAGTTGCAGAGATGCCAGAAGCCAGGGAGGATGCACCCTGGGCTTGAGTGCTGGAGGATTTGTGTCCTATTTAAATCCCGCTGATAGCGGCTAAGTGAACGGGATGCTGTTCTCTCCAAGGGAAGGACAAGGTGATTGTATCTCACAGCCTTTATTCTCTGTTTCTTGCAGGAACAGATAGAGCTGCCAGAGGTTCCTTCAGAGCCCCTTCCTGAAAAGATCCCAGGTACCCTCCTCGTTATGTCCTTTGGAGAACCGTGCATTCTAGAGCAAAGCAAAATATCCTggcccctgggccctgcccttCCTGCTTGGTGCGGGTTGGGCCCCAATTCCCCTGCTTGGTGGGCGTGCTTGCTGGCACCAGCTCAGGCGGAGTGCGGGCCTCGCCCTAGGGTTGAGCCCAGGCTTCTGAGCAGTTTGGGTAACCTCGTAAGAGCCAAACCCCGTTCAGAGGGGCGAATCCCAAAGTTCGAGTCGGGAAAGGGCCAGTTTAGCTGTGCAGGCTCTTCTGGGTCCAACCCAGGACCAGCCGTCTTCTAAACATCACGGGGACGACCTTCCCCACGGCATCGCTTAACACGCCTTCAGAAATTCTCTATCCGCCCGGACTCGTCTTTCGTGATTCGTCCTCAGTTCTTTCTGCTCCCTTGCTGCTGCTTGGCCTCCCTTCTGGGGTCCGTGGGGAGGCGTGCACGCCCGCCTGCTGTGCTGTCCTGAGTGCTTGTGCCAGTGCCTGCTGTATGTCCTCCCTCCCGGCTTCTGTGTGTAACTCGCCTTTCTCAGAGCTGTGCCTGTTCTTCCCAGAGCACGAAGCCCTGACCTGGCTCCTTGCTGCCTCTTGTCCTTTTCGGGAAGTTCCCGCCTCTGGGGTCTTCTGTACGCGACAGACATCTCTATGTTTCCTCCACAGAGAAAGTCCCCGTCAAGGCCAGGCCCCGACAGGCGGAAGTGGTGGCAGCCTCGTAACTTGTGTGGGAGTCACGGGGATTCCAGAGGCCTGGGGCCCACAGAGTTTGGGTGCGTGTCCGGCCCTGACCGGGCTCCCAGGAGGCTGGCGCCGGGCCAGGTGGGCCGGGAGCTGCCGGAGCAGCACAGCACACACAGGGCTCCTGACCAGGGTGACTCTACGGAGCGTTTCCCTGGCGCTGCTGTCTTGCTGTCGTTTCTGGATTAAATGGCAACATTCAAACTCTCCAGCCAAACACAGCTTCTGCAGCTGTGGTTCACACGGGCCACGGCCAGGCCCAACGCTCCTGGTGCCGGTCACACCTCCCGTCCCGGGTCGCGCGGCTCCACGGGCCAGTGTCTCCGCCACCCTGTCTTCGGTGGAAGGCACATCAGACCTggcctccccacccttccctttcccttcttcctgctgCTCCCATTAGCTGGCAGGGCTTTGGTTAAGGGGTCCCTGCCTTGGCCTGGCTCCCGGACGTGCCCAGTTTCCATGTAGACCTGGGGGTGGTAACCTCTCTGCTTCCACGTCGGCGTCTGTGGGTGGTGGACCAGGAGGGGTGCATCCCTGATGGATTTTGATGACTCTAGGAGGTCTGCCCACCCCATCACTCCTGGGGCCGTACAGAGGCCCAGTCCTGCTGACAGACATTCCAGCATAGCCGGCAGGTGTGGCTGCGGGTCCCCGAGCTGCCAGCTTCGAGCTGTTTGCAGCCAAGTGGAGACAGTGAAGGATGGAAGTGAGTTCCCTAGTTCACGGTTCGTTTTGGAATTAGACAATCTCCCTGAGACTTCACTCCCAACAAGAAGACAAAGGGGACCCTCTTAGCCCCGAGACAGGCCAGCCCCATATTAAAGTTGACACCCACACAGCCTGCTGCCTTGTGGACTGGGGTCCGTGGAAGGGTGGGTTGGTGTGGCTCCTCACTCAGGTCCCTGGAACACAGTCCCTTGACCCTCCTTGGCACCTGGCTGGTCAGTGCCACACAGGGGCTGGGGCCTCAGGAGCCAGTGAGGTTCTAGCCCTGCCCGGCTGTGGGTGGAAGGCAGTCACCTGTGGGCACCTGCCCGCAGCAGGTGCAGGGCGGTACTCTGGCCCCACCTCCCTTAGAAGGGGTGCTGGTGGTTTCTCCCTTTTCAAGCGGTTTTGTGTGACTCCCGCGGCTGGTGGCTGGGAGGACGTGCAGTTTGGTGCCTCTGGGGTGTGGGGGTCTGGTTTGGAGTCCTGATGTCTAGGTAGGAAGCCAGATGCCCCAGGGAGCGAGCAGGCAACAGCAAGGACAGAGAAGTGGGTGTCCCACCTAAGGGGAGGCCTCCACACCTTCCACCCAGAGGGTATGGTGGGATGTGGCCAAGTTGCCAGGTCTGGAGTTCTTCAAGAGGAGCTAGAAACCCAGGCTTTCAGGGGACAGTCTTGCTTCGTGTGAAAGCACCCTT is a window encoding:
- the CHMP6 gene encoding charged multivesicular body protein 6 codes for the protein MGNLFGRKKQQSRVTEQDKAILQLKQQRDKLKQYQKRITQQLEREREIARQLLRDGRKERAKLLLKKKRYREQLLDKTENQITSLETMVQSIEFTQIEMKVIEGLQFGNECLNKMHQVMSIEEVERILDETQEAVEYQRQIDELLAGSFTQEDEDAILEELDAITQEQIELPEVPSEPLPEKIPEKVPVKARPRQAEVVAAS